A stretch of Sphingorhabdus sp. YGSMI21 DNA encodes these proteins:
- a CDS encoding DUF4870 domain-containing protein — translation MGFVLALIWKDEVAGTWEESHLQFHVMTFVIGLVVGIIGILLSFLLIGIPILLALAVWILVRSVVALLKAQKHEPLADPKTWLF, via the coding sequence GTGGGCTTCGTTCTTGCCCTGATATGGAAAGACGAGGTGGCAGGCACGTGGGAAGAAAGCCATTTGCAATTTCACGTCATGACATTTGTCATCGGCCTGGTGGTCGGGATTATCGGTATATTACTGTCGTTTCTGTTGATCGGCATCCCGATTCTTCTGGCGCTCGCGGTCTGGATATTGGTCCGTTCGGTCGTCGCATTGTTGAAAGCGCAGAAACACGAACCCCTGGCCGATCCGAAAACCTGGCTTTTCTAA
- a CDS encoding cold-shock protein gives MGFDRNRRGRGRDKRDGFGDENFDGYQGDSGPPVERYTRPDSDSGGRRGGGMPDQVVGESTGTVKFFNAQKGFGFIVQDGGGEDVFVHISQVERAGLKGLAEGQTLRFSLVDRGGKVSASDIQIEGDLIEVPAGGGSPREDRGGPPRRELTGEKATGTVKFFNGTKGFGFIQRDDGQPDAFVHISAVERAGMRGLEEGDKLEFELEVDQRGKTAAVNLVAK, from the coding sequence ATGGGTTTTGACAGAAACCGGCGAGGTAGAGGCCGGGACAAGCGCGACGGCTTCGGTGACGAAAACTTCGATGGATATCAAGGTGACAGCGGTCCACCCGTAGAGAGATATACGCGGCCGGACAGTGATTCCGGCGGCAGACGAGGCGGCGGCATGCCCGACCAGGTTGTCGGCGAGAGCACCGGCACCGTAAAATTTTTCAATGCGCAAAAAGGTTTTGGTTTCATCGTGCAAGACGGTGGCGGCGAAGATGTTTTTGTTCATATCAGCCAGGTTGAACGCGCCGGTCTCAAGGGACTCGCGGAAGGGCAGACCTTGCGTTTTTCGCTGGTCGATCGTGGCGGAAAGGTTTCCGCCTCCGACATTCAGATCGAAGGCGATCTCATCGAGGTTCCGGCGGGCGGAGGCTCCCCTCGGGAAGACCGTGGCGGTCCTCCACGTCGGGAACTGACCGGAGAGAAGGCAACGGGTACCGTGAAATTTTTCAACGGCACCAAGGGGTTCGGTTTCATCCAGCGTGATGATGGCCAACCCGATGCGTTTGTCCATATTTCAGCCGTAGAGCGTGCCGGCATGCGCGGGCTGGAAGAAGGCGACAAGCTGGAGTTCGAACTGGAAGTGGATCAGCGCGGCAAGACGGCGGCGGTCAATCTGGTCGCCAAATAA
- a CDS encoding autotransporter domain-containing protein, which yields MRTAAAGAIATLALASPAKAIVPGQNETSESIVDEDGGVNGVGQMVISNGGGSVGLCTGTLINPRTVIFAAHCVNSRPEDAYGSNTGGVPISFGFAVDNFPAILNWFGSGFSTNTADFLYNVNQVNWNIASAPTGFLEADVALATLDTPAADIPTWAILFSALPDPGAIDSVTGTGYHVNQTGYGGTGNAVDGAVDGIDFRRRLVENYLGALASLNDLGEPLVGPEPFGADFPQNLYWADFDSIEDANGNRSVFSDFNWLRDEALPNEGTTAGGDSGGPLVLDAANNAITSEDLVLGVLSGGAGFLGGSDQLGSASFYQPLFQFWDYIAANNAYHYVTANAGDGDWEDGSHWTSLLDPNYRIIDESGAIVNGIPTTEPGGVNAVEPDFGAVCIQGPVVGAIGGNVCIDLSDGEITPTDPAGDDLPAAVMNNGGAAAGSVTVLGDNSATVQLTDGTSPLANNSATVEIEVAAADDAGATVVSGAANAQFSEPVLESHAEGDPLPAPTIANGLPGATDFVPNNVDPDGLGAAGAYYDVTLSNAGITTLGSTVEIDRLTVSGAAGLDITADGSLTSLIDVTQAGGMVNIDGSLTSVGDYFLMAGLLSGTGSVNTPFLTNVMGGIAPGTMGTIGTLTVNGNTILSSGSTLLVDIGASGDSDLLAVNGAADLGGTVVFSPVSGFQTATASNYQILTATDGVTDEFDGAAQISAILLSEFSYSANAVDVTISAQSYQNVIAADNAVQVSFAALMDNNRGNTAVADLFTFLDFTDAGTIQATFDSWAPTTESTVQAMGQSFLGNVSDFYQNRISLAERSSNGGTIAVIGRPMQLAATSLGGLAMNGASVLSDAAANADDTEVRSGGVNEDMAVYLAGGFVNGDGGSMPLTNPAPGSDGEDEFDGFFIAGGLEYYLDEASFIGVSAYYSDVDATAALGNTAQSTAIMGSIYGRKKMSGGLVLDGRATVGTYNAETLRTVSLGTQSFSLTTDDDSMVYAAELGLSKEMEMLDVIAAPGIRARAAKINFSNVDEQGGGPALTIIRPDYESIQGLAGIEFKSKPGRKLQMRASMNYVHEFQDNPNSFGANFVGGNGAVAPFALAERDKNWGEVGVGLRYNMGNVSFDLSADSTVGRSDVSSQLYSGAISFRF from the coding sequence TTGCGTACAGCAGCAGCCGGCGCAATTGCTACTCTCGCGCTGGCATCGCCGGCAAAGGCCATTGTGCCTGGTCAAAACGAAACCAGCGAATCCATTGTCGATGAAGATGGTGGAGTGAATGGCGTCGGTCAGATGGTCATATCCAACGGTGGTGGATCTGTTGGCTTGTGTACCGGAACCCTGATCAATCCCAGAACCGTGATCTTTGCGGCTCACTGCGTGAATAGCCGGCCGGAAGATGCATATGGCTCCAATACCGGCGGCGTTCCTATTAGTTTCGGGTTTGCCGTTGATAATTTTCCTGCAATCCTGAACTGGTTTGGCAGTGGCTTCAGCACCAACACCGCTGATTTTCTCTACAATGTGAATCAGGTAAACTGGAATATCGCGTCCGCACCTACCGGTTTTCTGGAAGCCGATGTAGCGCTGGCGACGCTTGACACACCAGCGGCGGATATTCCGACCTGGGCTATTCTGTTTTCCGCATTGCCTGATCCAGGCGCAATCGATTCGGTAACCGGCACCGGATATCATGTTAATCAGACCGGCTATGGCGGAACCGGTAATGCAGTTGATGGCGCTGTCGATGGCATTGATTTTCGTCGGCGCCTGGTCGAAAACTATTTGGGTGCCCTAGCATCGCTGAACGATTTGGGAGAGCCACTGGTTGGTCCTGAGCCCTTCGGAGCCGATTTCCCACAAAATCTCTACTGGGCCGACTTTGACAGCATAGAAGATGCCAATGGAAATCGTTCGGTTTTCTCGGATTTCAACTGGTTACGCGATGAGGCATTGCCAAACGAGGGAACAACCGCCGGCGGCGATTCAGGCGGTCCGCTTGTTCTGGATGCAGCCAATAATGCAATAACCAGCGAAGATCTGGTACTGGGCGTATTGTCCGGCGGCGCGGGTTTTTTAGGAGGTTCCGACCAGCTCGGTTCGGCCAGCTTCTATCAGCCTCTGTTCCAATTCTGGGACTATATCGCGGCCAATAACGCCTATCACTACGTAACCGCAAATGCTGGTGATGGCGATTGGGAAGATGGAAGCCACTGGACCAGTCTGCTTGATCCCAACTACCGTATCATTGATGAGAGTGGTGCCATTGTAAATGGTATCCCGACGACAGAACCGGGCGGCGTAAATGCTGTGGAACCGGATTTTGGCGCAGTGTGTATTCAAGGACCGGTTGTCGGTGCGATTGGCGGGAATGTCTGTATTGATCTGAGCGACGGTGAAATCACTCCGACCGATCCCGCTGGTGATGATTTACCAGCCGCTGTGATGAACAACGGCGGTGCGGCCGCTGGCTCTGTTACCGTTTTGGGCGATAACAGTGCGACGGTGCAGTTGACGGATGGCACCTCTCCGCTGGCCAATAACAGTGCGACTGTCGAAATTGAAGTAGCTGCTGCGGACGATGCCGGTGCAACCGTTGTTTCCGGAGCGGCCAATGCGCAATTCAGCGAACCGGTTCTGGAAAGCCATGCGGAAGGCGATCCGCTGCCAGCGCCGACAATTGCTAACGGATTGCCTGGCGCAACCGATTTCGTGCCAAATAATGTCGATCCGGATGGCTTGGGAGCCGCTGGCGCTTATTATGATGTCACGCTGAGCAATGCGGGCATCACCACTCTGGGCAGCACGGTTGAGATTGACCGCCTGACTGTTTCTGGCGCTGCCGGGCTTGATATTACCGCAGACGGAAGCTTGACCAGCCTTATCGATGTTACTCAGGCCGGGGGCATGGTAAATATCGATGGTTCTCTGACATCTGTCGGCGACTATTTCCTGATGGCAGGTCTGCTGTCCGGTACCGGCTCGGTGAACACGCCATTCCTGACAAATGTGATGGGTGGAATTGCACCGGGCACGATGGGGACGATCGGAACATTGACGGTCAATGGCAACACCATCCTGTCTTCCGGCTCCACGCTGCTGGTTGATATTGGCGCATCGGGTGATTCCGATCTTCTCGCAGTCAATGGTGCTGCTGATTTAGGCGGTACTGTCGTGTTCTCGCCGGTCAGTGGTTTCCAGACTGCAACAGCCAGCAATTACCAGATTCTCACTGCGACCGATGGCGTTACGGATGAGTTCGATGGCGCGGCGCAAATTTCGGCGATTCTGCTTTCCGAATTCAGCTATAGCGCAAATGCTGTCGACGTAACCATCAGCGCGCAAAGCTATCAGAATGTGATCGCTGCAGATAATGCGGTTCAGGTCAGCTTTGCTGCTCTGATGGACAACAACCGTGGCAACACGGCTGTTGCAGATCTGTTCACCTTCCTCGACTTTACCGATGCCGGTACCATCCAGGCGACGTTTGACAGCTGGGCGCCGACAACGGAATCTACTGTTCAGGCCATGGGTCAGTCTTTCCTCGGCAATGTCTCTGATTTCTACCAGAACAGAATCAGTCTGGCCGAGCGGTCCTCCAATGGCGGTACCATCGCTGTAATCGGTCGTCCGATGCAGCTGGCGGCCACGTCACTGGGCGGGCTGGCAATGAACGGCGCAAGCGTCCTGAGTGACGCTGCCGCGAATGCGGACGATACCGAAGTGCGTTCCGGTGGTGTCAACGAAGACATGGCCGTCTATCTCGCCGGTGGTTTTGTGAACGGGGATGGCGGTTCCATGCCTCTCACCAATCCCGCTCCGGGATCCGACGGAGAAGACGAGTTTGACGGCTTCTTCATTGCCGGTGGTCTCGAATATTATCTCGACGAAGCCTCCTTCATCGGCGTCTCGGCATATTATTCGGATGTGGATGCGACGGCTGCCCTTGGCAATACGGCGCAATCGACAGCGATCATGGGTTCGATCTACGGTCGGAAGAAAATGTCAGGCGGTCTGGTTCTGGATGGCCGGGCGACGGTCGGTACCTATAATGCAGAGACGCTGCGTACCGTTTCGCTTGGTACCCAATCCTTCAGCCTCACCACCGATGACGACAGCATGGTCTATGCTGCTGAACTCGGCTTGTCGAAAGAGATGGAAATGCTCGACGTGATCGCCGCTCCCGGAATTCGGGCACGCGCGGCCAAGATCAACTTCAGCAATGTCGACGAACAGGGCGGTGGACCGGCTTTGACGATCATCCGTCCCGACTATGAGAGCATCCAGGGCCTCGCGGGTATCGAGTTCAAGTCCAAGCCGGGCCGGAAATTGCAGATGCGCGCGTCGATGAATTATGTCCATGAATTCCAGGACAACCCGAACAGCTTCGGTGCAAATTTTGTCGGTGGCAATGGTGCTGTGGCTCCATTCGCACTGGCTGAACGCGACAAGAACTGGGGCGAAGTTGGCGTCGGGCTGCGGTACAATATGGGCAATGTCTCGTTTGACCTCTCCGCCGATTCAACGGTCGGCCGGTCAGATGTGTCCAGCCAGCTGTATTCGGGCGCGATCAGCTTCCGCTTCTAA
- a CDS encoding DNA starvation/stationary phase protection protein: protein MTTGDNAKKAVAEALNGILADSFALYLKTKNFHWHVSGPHFRDYHLMFDEQAAQILATTDLIAERVRKNGHRTLTSIGDIAKRQSISDNDSAKVKASDMLAELHADNLKLVETLREAKELAGEAGDNATDGLLDDWTDQAEERAWFLLEIAQKD from the coding sequence ATGACCACAGGTGACAATGCAAAGAAAGCCGTAGCTGAGGCGCTGAACGGGATTTTGGCGGACAGTTTCGCCCTCTATCTCAAGACCAAGAACTTTCACTGGCACGTTTCCGGCCCCCATTTCCGCGACTATCATCTGATGTTCGACGAGCAGGCGGCGCAGATTCTTGCCACCACGGACCTGATCGCCGAACGGGTCCGGAAAAATGGACATCGGACGCTTACCTCAATCGGCGATATCGCCAAGCGACAGAGCATTTCGGACAATGACAGTGCCAAGGTGAAGGCATCGGATATGCTCGCCGAGTTACATGCCGATAATCTGAAGCTGGTCGAAACGCTGCGGGAAGCAAAGGAACTTGCAGGAGAAGCCGGTGACAATGCGACCGATGGTCTGCTCGACGACTGGACCGACCAGGCAGAAGAACGGGCCTGGTTTTTGCTCGAGATCGCCCAGAAAGACTGA
- a CDS encoding TMEM165/GDT1 family protein, with amino-acid sequence MDAFLTSLFALAVAEFGDRPQILCAALAIRYARVSPVICGLGLATLCNCVISAIAGSAVHGWISEDALQLFYALSLIFAGFGMVVWRRPVDLLQKWRLGPFWTSFLGLFILQLGDKGQFVLMATAARTDMAAFAAAGGWAGVMIACVPAILFHRQMAAHVPMARVRYAGGAGFIIVGMIVALGAWGIF; translated from the coding sequence GTGGATGCTTTCCTAACTTCGCTTTTTGCTCTGGCCGTTGCCGAATTTGGCGACCGGCCGCAGATATTGTGCGCCGCTCTGGCGATACGATATGCCCGTGTCTCGCCGGTCATCTGCGGCCTCGGCCTGGCTACGCTCTGCAATTGCGTGATTTCCGCCATCGCCGGATCGGCGGTCCATGGCTGGATCAGTGAAGATGCTCTGCAGCTTTTCTATGCCCTGTCGCTGATATTTGCCGGTTTTGGCATGGTGGTCTGGCGCCGCCCGGTCGACTTGCTGCAAAAATGGCGGTTAGGGCCGTTCTGGACGTCGTTTCTCGGGCTCTTCATCTTGCAACTGGGTGACAAGGGACAATTTGTCCTGATGGCCACCGCTGCCCGGACGGACATGGCGGCCTTCGCCGCCGCCGGAGGATGGGCCGGGGTGATGATCGCCTGCGTGCCCGCGATATTGTTCCACCGGCAAATGGCCGCGCATGTTCCGATGGCACGCGTCCGCTATGCCGGTGGTGCCGGCTTTATCATCGTCGGTATGATAGTCGCGCTCGGCGCATGGGGTATATTCTGA
- the rpmG gene encoding 50S ribosomal protein L33 — protein sequence MAKPANVKIKLVSTADTGFFYVTRKNPRNLTEKMVQRKYDPVVRKHVEFKEAKIK from the coding sequence ATGGCGAAACCAGCCAATGTAAAGATCAAACTCGTCAGCACGGCGGACACAGGCTTTTTCTATGTGACCCGCAAGAACCCGCGGAATCTCACCGAGAAAATGGTGCAGCGCAAATATGATCCGGTTGTGCGCAAGCATGTCGAGTTCAAGGAAGCCAAAATCAAATAA
- a CDS encoding response regulator: protein MAKRVLVVEDNELNLKLFCDLLRAHGFVVEPVSDGREVLEKARSFVPNLIVMDIQLPHVSGLELIEQIKKDGQLKIIPIMAVTAYAGKGDEDRILSAGAEAYVSKPISVAKFIESVQKVLHR, encoded by the coding sequence GTGGCAAAAAGAGTGTTGGTGGTTGAGGACAATGAATTGAACCTCAAGCTATTCTGTGATCTGCTGCGGGCCCACGGTTTTGTTGTCGAGCCGGTCAGCGACGGCCGGGAAGTGCTCGAAAAGGCGCGAAGCTTCGTGCCGAATCTGATCGTCATGGATATCCAGTTGCCACATGTCAGCGGTCTGGAACTGATCGAGCAGATCAAGAAAGACGGGCAGCTCAAGATCATACCGATCATGGCCGTCACCGCTTATGCCGGCAAGGGGGACGAGGACCGGATTTTGAGTGCCGGGGCAGAGGCTTATGTCTCAAAGCCGATATCGGTCGCGAAATTCATCGAATCGGTGCAGAAAGTTCTGCACCGCTAA
- a CDS encoding DUF3572 domain-containing protein, whose amino-acid sequence METNPNLGPDSEIIALQALGWVLQDQDRAERLLALTGLDPRELRSGLEDPAMLSSLLGFLANHEPDLVACADAIGVAPEKLAAAAQHLNSSGDFYE is encoded by the coding sequence ATGGAAACAAATCCCAATCTCGGGCCGGACAGCGAAATCATCGCCTTGCAGGCGCTCGGATGGGTGCTGCAGGATCAGGATCGCGCCGAGCGACTGCTCGCCCTGACCGGCCTCGATCCCCGCGAACTGCGGTCGGGTCTCGAAGACCCGGCGATGCTGTCATCGCTGCTCGGTTTTCTCGCCAATCACGAACCCGATCTGGTCGCCTGCGCCGACGCTATCGGTGTCGCCCCCGAAAAACTCGCTGCAGCAGCGCAGCATTTAAACTCTTCCGGAGACTTTTATGAGTAA